A portion of the Chryseobacterium tructae genome contains these proteins:
- a CDS encoding S9 family peptidase, protein MNLNSKIFGTAYIVLSTIMINAQNSASKLPGDPTLPSSKAALEKLVSYDKGTFKYKVEDYFARPKASAFKISPDGKYLSYKEKDKDSKNHVYVKELNTGKITKAIVEKDDLIKAYGWLNKSRLFYTQDKGGNENIHLYAADVDGTNLKDLTPFDGITLGSIIPIKDTDFVVVTMNKNNKQIFEPYKINFVTGEMTQLYENKDVNSPIDDYIFDKDGNLRGYSVLENGLTTKTYYKDLQTGKFNLLKSADWSDTFSIIRFNDNSKNKDEAYVVTNLDGDKARIVLYDLKKNAVIKEVYANPVYDVSSISVAGKNRNYELDYISYEGLKGETVPVSKFYKEIDDKLKAQFKGKEFAIVSADDNDEKLLVMVASDKLYGTYYEYDTKAKELKLLYNLMPQLKEEDMAEMRPIEFKSRDGLTIRGYITLPKAALEGKKVPLVVNPHGGPQGIRDHWGFNPETQLFASRGYATLQVNFRISGGYGKEFQKAGYKQIGRKAMDDVEDGVKYAISQGWIDKDKIAIYGGSHGGYATLMGLIKTPDLYSCGVDYVGVSNIFTFFDSFPEYWKPYKEMVKQIWYDLDNPEEAKIAKEVSPVFQIDKIKKPLFVVQGANDPRVNINESDQIVKAMRAKGFEVPYMVKYDEGHGFGKEPNRIELYKSMLGFFAENFNKR, encoded by the coding sequence ATGAATCTAAATTCCAAAATTTTCGGTACAGCTTACATCGTACTATCCACTATTATGATTAACGCACAAAATTCTGCCTCCAAATTGCCGGGAGATCCTACTTTGCCATCTTCCAAAGCTGCTCTTGAGAAACTTGTTTCCTATGATAAAGGAACCTTCAAATATAAAGTAGAAGATTATTTTGCAAGGCCAAAAGCTTCAGCATTTAAAATTTCTCCTGATGGAAAATACCTTTCTTATAAGGAAAAAGACAAGGACAGTAAAAACCATGTATATGTTAAAGAACTGAATACAGGAAAAATTACCAAAGCGATTGTTGAAAAAGACGATCTGATCAAAGCGTATGGCTGGCTGAATAAAAGCCGCTTATTCTATACTCAGGATAAAGGCGGAAATGAAAATATTCACTTGTATGCTGCAGATGTAGACGGAACCAATCTTAAAGACCTTACACCATTTGACGGAATTACATTAGGCTCGATTATTCCCATAAAAGATACAGACTTCGTTGTTGTCACAATGAACAAAAACAATAAACAGATCTTTGAACCGTATAAAATCAATTTTGTAACGGGAGAAATGACTCAGTTGTACGAAAATAAGGATGTAAACAGTCCTATTGATGATTATATTTTTGATAAAGACGGTAATTTAAGAGGATATAGTGTTCTTGAAAACGGGCTGACCACTAAAACATATTACAAAGATTTGCAGACTGGGAAATTCAATCTTCTGAAATCTGCTGACTGGTCAGATACCTTTAGTATTATCAGATTCAACGATAACTCTAAAAATAAGGATGAAGCCTATGTGGTGACCAATTTAGATGGTGATAAAGCAAGAATTGTTTTGTATGACCTGAAGAAAAACGCTGTGATCAAAGAAGTATATGCTAACCCGGTATATGATGTAAGCTCAATAAGTGTGGCAGGTAAAAACAGGAATTATGAACTGGATTATATCAGCTATGAAGGCTTGAAAGGAGAAACCGTTCCTGTAAGTAAATTTTACAAAGAGATTGATGATAAATTAAAAGCTCAGTTTAAAGGAAAAGAATTTGCTATTGTTTCAGCAGATGATAATGATGAAAAGCTATTGGTAATGGTAGCCAGTGATAAATTATATGGGACCTATTACGAATATGATACTAAAGCAAAAGAATTAAAACTTCTTTACAATCTTATGCCTCAGCTCAAAGAGGAGGATATGGCAGAAATGAGACCTATTGAGTTCAAAAGCAGAGATGGCTTAACAATTCGTGGATATATTACTTTGCCAAAAGCGGCATTGGAAGGTAAAAAAGTGCCGTTGGTGGTTAATCCGCATGGTGGCCCACAAGGAATTAGAGATCATTGGGGTTTCAATCCGGAGACTCAGTTATTTGCAAGCAGAGGATATGCAACACTTCAGGTGAACTTTAGAATTTCGGGGGGATACGGAAAAGAATTCCAAAAAGCAGGATATAAACAGATTGGAAGAAAGGCAATGGATGATGTAGAAGATGGAGTGAAATATGCTATTAGCCAGGGTTGGATAGATAAGGATAAAATAGCGATCTATGGCGGAAGTCATGGTGGATATGCCACTTTAATGGGCTTGATCAAAACTCCGGATCTGTATTCTTGTGGAGTAGATTATGTAGGAGTATCCAATATTTTTACCTTCTTCGATTCGTTCCCGGAATACTGGAAACCATATAAAGAAATGGTAAAGCAAATCTGGTATGACCTTGATAATCCTGAAGAAGCTAAAATTGCTAAAGAAGTATCACCGGTATTTCAGATTGATAAGATCAAGAAACCATTATTTGTCGTACAAGGAGCCAATGATCCTAGAGTAAATATCAATGAATCTGATCAGATTGTAAAAGCTATGCGTGCCAAAGGTTTTGAAGTGCCTTATATGGTAAAATATGATGAAGGACATGGATTCGGGAAAGAACCCAACAGAATTGAATTGTATAAGTCGATGCTGGGATTCTTTGCTGAGAATTTCAATAAAAGATAA
- a CDS encoding RNA polymerase sigma factor, translated as MPQKDKESIISQTVSNYGGKLMSYIRPKVKNTEDAEDILQEVWYQFSSLTNLSEIVNVGGWLYRVTANKITDRYRKKKTENLEDFVYEDEDGSFSIKDILLMDESAGPEVKMFQDEIWKKLFEALDELPEKQRLVYVENELNDKTLQEIADEQGENIKTIISRKNYAVKHLRNRLRRLYEDLKS; from the coding sequence ATGCCACAGAAGGATAAAGAAAGCATCATATCACAAACCGTTTCAAATTACGGAGGAAAGCTGATGTCCTATATTCGTCCCAAAGTGAAAAACACGGAAGATGCGGAAGATATTCTGCAGGAAGTGTGGTATCAGTTCAGTAGTCTTACCAATCTTTCCGAGATCGTGAATGTTGGGGGCTGGCTGTACAGGGTAACGGCGAATAAAATTACGGATCGTTACCGTAAAAAGAAAACAGAAAATCTGGAAGATTTCGTCTATGAAGATGAAGACGGAAGCTTTTCCATCAAAGATATTTTATTGATGGATGAAAGTGCTGGGCCTGAAGTAAAGATGTTTCAGGATGAGATCTGGAAAAAACTGTTTGAAGCGCTTGATGAACTTCCCGAAAAACAAAGGCTGGTCTACGTAGAAAATGAACTCAACGACAAAACCCTCCAAGAGATCGCCGATGAACAAGGGGAAAATATTAAGACCATCATCAGTAGAAAAAATTATGCTGTGAAGCATTTGAGAAACAGATTGAGAAGGTTATACGAAGATTTAAAAAGTTAG
- a CDS encoding alpha/beta hydrolase gives MITILKNIFITIFALFSIAVCGQKSELKQKEYVFFLHNKFLEDHPADEAHPKYGIVEYEKVLHQLKDSSNVILFEKRKPNTDPAVYALKIKKQIDRLIKKGVKAENITVVGTSQGGYIAQYISWYEKNPELKFVFIGASFKDDSLEKDPNFRLYGRILSITEKSDEGHVLLSQEQRFIRSNIKDFKEIELNTGLNHGFLFKALDAWILPTKEWINRK, from the coding sequence ATGATCACAATACTGAAAAATATTTTCATCACAATATTTGCTCTTTTTTCTATAGCTGTGTGTGGCCAGAAATCTGAATTGAAACAGAAGGAATATGTTTTCTTTCTGCATAATAAATTTCTGGAAGATCATCCAGCTGATGAGGCTCACCCTAAATATGGTATTGTGGAGTATGAAAAAGTACTTCATCAGCTAAAAGATAGTAGTAATGTTATTCTTTTTGAAAAGAGAAAACCGAATACTGATCCGGCAGTATATGCTTTGAAAATAAAAAAACAAATTGATCGCCTGATAAAAAAAGGAGTTAAAGCTGAAAATATTACAGTTGTCGGAACCTCTCAAGGGGGTTATATTGCACAATATATTTCCTGGTATGAAAAAAATCCTGAACTGAAATTTGTTTTCATTGGAGCTAGTTTTAAAGATGATTCTCTAGAAAAAGATCCGAATTTCAGATTGTATGGTAGAATACTTTCCATTACAGAAAAATCAGATGAAGGTCATGTTCTTCTATCTCAGGAACAGCGATTTATCAGATCGAATATCAAAGATTTTAAAGAGATTGAACTTAATACAGGCCTAAACCATGGGTTTTTATTTAAAGCCCTTGATGCCTGGATTCTTCCAACAAAGGAATGGATCAATCGTAAATAG
- a CDS encoding IS110 family transposase: MKQKYIIGIDISKSKLDCAVMDSEYKIQCELIIPNTEKGIASFLKDILRMLKITKEDLLICCENTGIYNRPLEKFCSKLGYFSLGRTPNEKSKKSSK, translated from the coding sequence ATGAAACAAAAGTACATTATCGGAATTGATATTTCCAAATCAAAATTAGATTGTGCAGTAATGGATTCTGAGTATAAGATCCAATGCGAGTTGATTATTCCCAACACAGAGAAAGGAATTGCTTCTTTTTTGAAAGATATTTTAAGAATGCTAAAAATAACAAAAGAAGATCTTTTGATTTGCTGCGAAAATACTGGGATTTATAATCGGCCATTGGAAAAATTCTGTTCAAAATTAGGGTATTTTTCTTTGGGTAGAACACCCAATGAAAAATCAAAAAAAAGCAGCAAGTGA
- a CDS encoding transposase, producing MYWQKSRDTLLLQKTALENQLREAKSHDLYVFKLLTQAFSKTLKTLTTSIKAIENELSELMEIRDEIKENKELLTSIPGIGTQCALNLIIITNNFKSFDNAKHLACYAGVVPFKNQSGTIVKKERVSKMANQKLKKLLHLSAMASIRTDKELKTYFLRKVEEGKNKMSILNAIRNKLVHRIMAVIKRKQPFFPKEEFLSIKNTHNTCLLT from the coding sequence ATGTACTGGCAAAAATCCCGTGATACTTTACTGTTGCAAAAAACAGCTTTGGAAAATCAATTAAGGGAAGCTAAAAGCCACGATTTGTATGTGTTTAAGCTATTGACCCAAGCCTTTTCAAAAACGCTAAAAACTCTGACAACGTCAATAAAAGCAATAGAAAATGAGCTTTCAGAACTCATGGAGATCCGAGATGAGATTAAGGAAAACAAAGAACTTTTGACCTCAATTCCTGGAATCGGAACTCAATGTGCTCTTAATTTAATCATCATTACCAATAACTTCAAATCGTTTGATAACGCTAAACATCTGGCTTGTTATGCGGGAGTTGTTCCGTTCAAAAATCAATCAGGAACCATTGTGAAAAAAGAACGTGTATCGAAAATGGCGAATCAAAAACTGAAAAAGCTGCTCCATTTATCTGCCATGGCAAGTATAAGAACAGACAAGGAATTAAAGACCTATTTTCTGAGAAAAGTAGAAGAGGGTAAAAATAAAATGAGCATTCTTAATGCTATAAGAAATAAATTAGTACATAGGATAATGGCCGTAATCAAACGAAAACAGCCATTTTTTCCTAAAGAAGAATTTTTATCAATAAAAAACACTCATAATACTTGCTTATTAACATAG
- a CDS encoding J domain-containing protein — protein sequence MKDYYYFLGISQDASEEDIKKAYRKLSLKYHPDKNENDDFFADRFREIQEAYEMLSDPARRRSYDQNLESHQRSFRYNIPPAIKTFTANKIHAKKGEEIIISWQTSNADVVKVLPFGLEKPYGERIFKITEFKDGKFQLLLHATNSLLHKTVVQGITITEVFENDTEKFKNTVDEMYKPQPRTEINKSGQPKIIMLFWGVIILAVALYFLIKEFF from the coding sequence ATGAAAGATTACTACTATTTTCTCGGTATATCCCAGGATGCTTCAGAAGAAGACATCAAAAAAGCGTATCGAAAGCTATCTCTGAAATATCATCCTGATAAAAATGAGAATGACGATTTCTTCGCCGATCGTTTTCGTGAAATTCAGGAAGCCTATGAAATGTTGAGTGATCCGGCCAGGAGACGTAGTTATGACCAGAATTTAGAAAGTCATCAGCGAAGTTTCAGATATAATATTCCACCTGCCATTAAAACTTTTACAGCCAATAAAATTCATGCGAAAAAGGGGGAGGAGATTATTATAAGCTGGCAAACGAGTAATGCTGATGTAGTAAAGGTTCTGCCTTTCGGGCTTGAAAAACCTTATGGGGAGAGGATCTTTAAGATCACGGAGTTTAAAGACGGGAAATTCCAGCTATTGCTTCATGCAACCAATTCATTATTACACAAAACCGTCGTTCAGGGAATTACCATTACTGAGGTTTTTGAAAATGACACTGAGAAATTCAAAAATACGGTGGACGAAATGTATAAGCCACAGCCCAGAACGGAAATAAATAAATCCGGTCAGCCTAAAATTATAATGCTGTTTTGGGGTGTTATTATACTGGCAGTTGCTTTATATTTCCTGATAAAGGAATTCTTTTAA
- a CDS encoding GTP pyrophosphokinase, whose amino-acid sequence MNENKNQIVESSVNWFIEKRHLFKKLCFKIESILVEVLEEEKLSFHAITSRVKDVESFRNKISNEKYDNPIEQITDLSGIRIITYVEDDVKKISKIVENIFEIDNEKSIDKSKNLGTDKVGYKSVHYIGKLKKDRLKLVEYKSLEGLVFEIQIRSILQHAWAEIEHDRNYKFSGKLPDEIARRFMLLSGSLEIADREFNNISKEIDELSNKVIEGTQSGELNFEINSTSLEAYIRKKFSPLYKENKILPVDTNKVITELKSFGINTIDELDKLSSETIINKILNYNFTEKTTIIGILRTIMMLTDAEKYFEKAWQKNWINISEQTYHLLLSENIPIDKYLEENSIKKKKR is encoded by the coding sequence ATGAACGAAAATAAGAATCAAATAGTAGAATCTTCTGTAAATTGGTTTATTGAGAAAAGACACTTATTTAAGAAGTTATGCTTTAAAATTGAAAGCATTTTAGTTGAAGTTTTAGAAGAAGAGAAGCTATCATTTCACGCAATAACTTCAAGAGTGAAAGATGTTGAAAGTTTCCGAAACAAAATTTCAAATGAAAAATATGATAACCCTATAGAGCAAATAACAGATTTATCAGGAATAAGAATAATAACATATGTAGAAGACGATGTTAAAAAAATTTCTAAAATTGTTGAAAATATTTTTGAAATAGATAATGAAAAAAGTATTGATAAAAGTAAAAACTTAGGCACAGACAAAGTTGGGTATAAATCGGTACATTATATTGGAAAATTAAAAAAAGATAGACTAAAATTAGTTGAATATAAATCATTAGAAGGTCTTGTTTTTGAAATTCAAATTAGATCCATATTACAACATGCATGGGCTGAAATCGAACATGATAGAAATTATAAATTTTCGGGAAAATTACCTGATGAGATAGCTCGAAGATTTATGTTACTATCAGGCTCTCTTGAAATAGCTGATCGTGAATTCAATAACATTTCAAAAGAAATTGATGAATTATCAAATAAAGTAATTGAAGGAACACAGTCTGGTGAATTGAATTTTGAAATAAACTCCACATCTCTTGAAGCTTATATTAGAAAGAAATTTTCTCCTCTTTATAAAGAAAATAAAATTTTACCCGTTGATACCAACAAAGTAATTACTGAACTAAAAAGTTTTGGTATAAATACCATTGATGAATTAGATAAATTAAGTTCAGAAACTATTATTAATAAAATTTTAAATTATAATTTTACAGAAAAAACAACGATAATAGGAATATTAAGAACTATAATGATGCTTACTGATGCAGAAAAATATTTTGAGAAGGCTTGGCAAAAGAATTGGATCAATATTAGTGAACAAACATATCACCTACTTTTAAGCGAAAATATCCCTATTGATAAATATTTAGAAGAAAATAGCATAAAAAAAAAGAAAAGGTAA
- a CDS encoding helix-turn-helix domain-containing protein — translation MEQKVHQGRNVKRFREMLGIKQEALALDLGDDWNQKKVSLLEQKETIEDPLLQKISAVLKIPVEAFQNFDEEQAINIISSNFHDNATGVIVNNYNPIDKIIQLHEEKIALYERMLKEKDDMMYRLEVLIKNK, via the coding sequence ATGGAACAGAAAGTACATCAGGGAAGAAATGTAAAAAGATTCAGAGAAATGCTAGGCATCAAGCAGGAAGCCTTAGCATTGGATTTAGGTGATGACTGGAATCAAAAGAAAGTCTCATTATTGGAACAGAAAGAAACTATTGAAGATCCTCTTCTTCAAAAAATCTCCGCAGTTTTGAAAATCCCTGTGGAAGCATTCCAGAATTTTGATGAAGAACAGGCTATAAATATTATTTCAAGCAATTTTCATGATAACGCAACAGGTGTTATTGTGAATAATTACAATCCTATTGATAAAATCATCCAGCTTCATGAAGAGAAAATTGCTCTTTACGAAAGAATGTTGAAGGAAAAAGATGATATGATGTACAGATTAGAAGTGTTAATAAAGAATAAATAG
- a CDS encoding YggS family pyridoxal phosphate-dependent enzyme: MKEDILHNLKIINTRILNACEKAGRNSDEVKLLLATKTVSADRIKIALENGQTLIAENKVQELKEKYEDLKEIPHTNHFIGHLQTNKIKDILKYEVSCVQSLDRLELAEKLHQRLLAENRTIDVLIQVNTSNEESKFGIEPNEAIELIRKVTEFSTLKIKGLMTIGLFSAETEKVRPCFKILKNLQQEIIQENIPNVEMNELSMGMSGDLETAIEEGSTIVRVGTAVFGARMYPDSYYWNEGNHDKSKE; this comes from the coding sequence ATGAAAGAAGACATCCTTCACAATCTGAAAATCATCAACACAAGAATCTTAAATGCCTGTGAAAAAGCGGGCAGGAATTCTGATGAAGTAAAACTTTTGCTCGCAACCAAAACGGTTTCTGCAGACCGTATTAAGATCGCTCTGGAAAACGGACAGACCTTAATTGCAGAAAATAAAGTTCAGGAACTGAAGGAGAAATACGAAGACCTGAAAGAAATACCTCATACTAATCACTTTATTGGACATCTTCAAACCAATAAAATCAAAGATATTCTGAAATATGAAGTGAGCTGTGTTCAATCACTCGATCGTTTAGAGCTGGCTGAAAAATTGCATCAAAGACTTTTAGCAGAAAACAGGACGATTGATGTTTTAATTCAGGTAAACACCTCTAATGAGGAAAGTAAATTTGGAATTGAACCCAATGAAGCCATTGAACTTATCAGAAAAGTTACCGAATTCTCTACTCTGAAAATAAAAGGGTTAATGACTATTGGATTATTCAGTGCAGAAACAGAAAAGGTAAGACCATGCTTTAAAATCCTCAAAAATCTGCAACAGGAAATCATACAAGAAAATATTCCTAATGTAGAAATGAATGAATTATCGATGGGAATGAGTGGAGATCTTGAAACAGCTATAGAAGAAGGATCAACTATTGTACGTGTCGGAACCGCAGTATTTGGAGCAAGAATGTATCCTGACAGCTATTACTGGAACGAAGGAAACCATGATAAGAGTAAAGAATAA
- a CDS encoding AAA family ATPase — MNLYNLIIQDKEQISLNDVFLNKDNREQLVQLIKEHTYSKELQEYGLPVNHKILLQGSSGCGKTMTAKAIANALGKNIIILNLSNIISSRIGETSQNIKMIFDKAARERSVLFLDELDQIGKARGNDDKDVGEMRRLVNTLLQLIDYYPENALLLCATNHPEIIDTALLRRFQLRINYEMPSTEFLDTFYDRLLTQFPEDMRAIERKYSISFAEAKDHALTAVKTTLIKKLEAKETSPS; from the coding sequence ATGAATCTGTACAACCTCATTATTCAAGATAAAGAACAGATAAGCCTGAACGATGTATTTCTCAACAAAGACAACAGAGAACAGCTTGTACAGCTTATTAAGGAACATACCTATAGCAAAGAACTGCAGGAATACGGACTTCCGGTAAATCATAAAATTCTTCTTCAGGGAAGCTCGGGATGTGGAAAAACAATGACCGCAAAAGCCATAGCCAACGCCCTTGGAAAAAATATTATCATTTTAAACTTAAGCAATATTATTTCTTCAAGAATCGGGGAAACCTCCCAGAATATTAAAATGATTTTTGATAAAGCAGCCAGAGAAAGATCCGTCCTTTTCCTTGATGAGCTGGATCAGATCGGAAAAGCGAGAGGCAATGATGATAAAGATGTTGGTGAAATGAGAAGACTTGTTAATACCCTCCTCCAACTCATTGATTATTATCCTGAAAATGCCCTTTTACTTTGTGCCACTAATCATCCCGAGATTATTGACACTGCCTTACTGAGACGTTTTCAGCTTAGAATCAATTATGAGATGCCTTCAACTGAGTTTCTGGATACCTTCTACGACAGACTGCTCACCCAATTTCCGGAAGATATGAGAGCAATTGAACGAAAATACTCCATTTCTTTTGCAGAAGCTAAAGACCATGCTTTAACCGCTGTAAAAACAACTTTAATAAAAAAACTGGAAGCCAAAGAAACCTCTCCATCATGA
- a CDS encoding DMT family transporter produces MGRSYLFLALAIVFEIIATTFLKKSEEFSKLLPSAITVIGYACAFYFLSLSLRQIPVGVTYAIWSGVGIVFITIIGVIAFKQVPDLPAMIGIALIIIGVIVINVFSKMGTH; encoded by the coding sequence ATGGGACGCAGTTATCTTTTTTTGGCTTTAGCTATTGTATTTGAAATCATAGCCACTACCTTTTTGAAGAAATCAGAGGAGTTTTCTAAACTATTACCCTCTGCAATTACTGTAATAGGATATGCCTGTGCCTTTTATTTTTTAAGTCTGAGCCTTCGACAGATTCCGGTGGGTGTTACGTATGCGATCTGGTCTGGAGTAGGAATTGTTTTTATTACCATAATCGGGGTTATTGCATTTAAACAGGTTCCTGATCTGCCTGCCATGATCGGTATAGCATTGATTATTATTGGAGTAATTGTAATCAATGTGTTTTCAAAGATGGGAACCCATTAG
- a CDS encoding sensor histidine kinase: MKYRLWQFKETLAMDFLVEERYQFARHLLFLISFFLWLYSGRFWQSFSGMHQLYVLVFVYSILITMIYINIYILVPRLFFTTRYIAYLVLLIIMGVIGINIIGLGFRSVFADFRVGNIHRETEKGSVYEGVLMCIPIIFTTTTVKLLQKWIKDNQRINELSNLTMQMELNELRNQINPHFLFNMLNNVKALIRTDPAKASVVIVKLSEFLRYQLYENSAEKTLLTSEIDFLSNFLNLEKIRRENFTFDIQAKADNRTIHTIFIPPNLFTTFVENAVKHSVDISGKESYVKINIGIEGQKLYFKCINSRDPDYIISDTKNSGLGLANITRRLELLYTDTFDLKIHSEPKEYIVYLKIPV; this comes from the coding sequence ATGAAATACAGGTTATGGCAATTTAAAGAGACGCTTGCAATGGACTTTCTGGTGGAAGAACGTTACCAATTTGCCAGACACCTGTTGTTTCTTATCTCATTTTTTCTTTGGCTGTATAGTGGCAGATTCTGGCAGTCATTTTCAGGAATGCATCAGCTGTATGTACTGGTCTTTGTATACTCAATACTGATTACCATGATCTATATTAATATTTATATTCTGGTACCGAGACTTTTCTTTACAACAAGATATATTGCCTATTTAGTTCTTCTTATCATTATGGGAGTAATAGGGATTAATATTATAGGATTGGGTTTCAGATCGGTTTTTGCCGATTTCAGAGTTGGAAATATTCACAGAGAGACTGAAAAAGGAAGTGTTTATGAAGGCGTATTGATGTGTATTCCTATTATTTTTACCACCACCACAGTAAAGTTATTACAGAAATGGATTAAGGATAATCAAAGAATCAATGAGTTGAGTAATCTGACCATGCAAATGGAACTGAATGAGCTCAGAAATCAGATCAATCCTCATTTTCTCTTCAATATGCTGAACAATGTAAAAGCACTCATCAGAACAGATCCTGCAAAAGCCTCTGTGGTGATTGTTAAGCTTTCAGAGTTTCTCAGATATCAGCTTTATGAAAACAGTGCTGAAAAAACTTTATTAACTTCAGAAATTGATTTTCTGTCCAATTTTTTAAACCTTGAAAAGATAAGACGTGAAAATTTTACCTTTGATATTCAGGCAAAAGCAGACAACAGAACGATACATACAATCTTTATTCCACCAAACCTGTTTACTACTTTTGTAGAAAATGCGGTAAAACATAGTGTTGACATTAGTGGTAAAGAATCTTATGTGAAAATAAATATTGGAATTGAAGGGCAGAAGCTTTATTTTAAATGTATCAATTCCCGGGATCCTGATTATATTATTTCAGATACAAAGAATAGTGGGTTGGGCTTAGCTAATATTACCAGAAGATTAGAACTGCTTTATACCGACACTTTTGACCTGAAAATACATTCGGAACCTAAAGAATATATTGTCTATTTAAAAATTCCTGTATAA
- a CDS encoding LytR/AlgR family response regulator transcription factor, with protein sequence MNCIIVDDEPLARGEMRSLINETSKIDILGEFSNAPSALDFLKDNEVDVIFLDIEMPMVTGLEFAEMLPKRSLIIFTTAYSQYALKSYELEAVDYLLKPIDSQRLEKAINKAILYTELLSNDTIKNTVESNTTDFLFIKADRRFYKIWFSNIKFIEGLKDYVVIHTQQQKLITAMNLKTIHQKVSGENFIRVSKSYVVNADYIDSFDNHNVYIEEAEIPIGEVYKAEFFTKYTDGLLGAD encoded by the coding sequence ATGAATTGTATTATAGTTGATGATGAACCCTTAGCAAGAGGAGAAATGCGTTCGCTTATCAATGAAACTTCAAAGATTGATATTCTGGGTGAGTTTTCCAATGCTCCTTCTGCACTGGATTTTCTTAAAGATAATGAGGTAGATGTTATTTTTCTTGATATTGAAATGCCAATGGTTACAGGTCTGGAATTTGCAGAAATGCTTCCCAAAAGATCACTGATTATCTTTACCACCGCCTATTCCCAATATGCCTTGAAAAGTTATGAATTGGAAGCTGTAGATTACCTTCTGAAACCGATTGACTCGCAAAGACTTGAAAAAGCCATCAATAAAGCTATATTATATACTGAACTGCTCTCTAATGATACAATAAAGAATACTGTGGAATCCAATACCACTGATTTTTTATTTATTAAAGCCGACAGGAGATTTTACAAAATATGGTTTTCCAATATTAAATTTATAGAAGGATTGAAAGATTATGTTGTCATTCATACCCAACAGCAAAAGCTTATTACCGCAATGAATCTTAAAACCATTCATCAGAAAGTTTCGGGAGAGAACTTTATTCGCGTGAGTAAATCATACGTTGTAAATGCAGATTATATCGATTCATTTGACAATCATAATGTCTATATCGAAGAAGCAGAGATTCCAATTGGAGAGGTGTATAAGGCTGAATTTTTCACAAAATACACAGATGGACTTTTAGGGGCGGATTAG
- a CDS encoding class I SAM-dependent methyltransferase, which produces MKDNTWLDKWNERYTHEEFVYGTTPNMYLEEQLKKLNPGEILFPADGEGRNSVYAALQGWKASAFDISDQGRQKALKLAAQNNVNIDYQVGELQNLGYHEQQFDVIALIYAHFPGDIKSSIHQMLDQYLRKGGFIIFEAFSKNHLEYVTKNEKVGGPKDIRDLFSIEEIKADFPHYSIIELQETEVELKEGLFHNGTGSVIRFVGQKR; this is translated from the coding sequence ATGAAAGACAATACATGGCTTGATAAGTGGAACGAAAGGTATACCCATGAAGAATTTGTATATGGTACAACACCTAATATGTATTTGGAAGAACAACTTAAAAAATTGAACCCCGGTGAAATTCTGTTTCCTGCTGATGGTGAAGGGCGAAATTCCGTTTATGCAGCATTACAAGGCTGGAAAGCTTCAGCATTTGACATCAGTGACCAAGGCAGACAAAAAGCGTTAAAGCTGGCAGCACAAAATAACGTCAATATTGATTATCAGGTTGGAGAACTGCAAAATTTAGGTTACCATGAACAACAATTTGATGTGATCGCTCTTATCTACGCCCATTTTCCGGGAGATATTAAATCATCTATTCATCAAATGCTGGATCAATATCTTCGTAAAGGCGGGTTTATTATTTTTGAAGCTTTCAGTAAAAACCATCTTGAATATGTCACAAAAAATGAAAAAGTAGGCGGCCCCAAAGACATAAGGGATTTATTTTCTATTGAGGAAATTAAAGCAGATTTCCCTCACTATTCAATCATCGAACTTCAGGAAACCGAAGTGGAACTTAAAGAAGGCTTATTTCACAACGGAACAGGTTCTGTAATTCGTTTTGTTGGGCAAAAAAGGTAG